One Lepisosteus oculatus isolate fLepOcu1 chromosome 13, fLepOcu1.hap2, whole genome shotgun sequence genomic region harbors:
- the LOC102690089 gene encoding UDP-GalNAc:beta-1,3-N-acetylgalactosaminyltransferase 1: MKHMFLKTLFLGLIFTMLTLMLLIINRSLASNTTYSSNKALNQGINWLYFYESEPVRRPCLPFLLPKISMCKHKVPFLVIFVASTPGRVEHRMAIRASWGSKRYLQGKYILTLFLLGREKETAVKPRLSLEEEHFLFRDLIMQDFLDTYENLTLKTRMAFHWMYEFCPRAQYIMKTDTDVFINVINLVQFLLKTRYSSGGLYTGFPFVHSYPYRSRSSKNFISHEEYPFDQYPPYCSGFGYVISGKLALRIYEMMWHVKPFRIEDVYVGVCVQLVGGVLYIPQDDLFLLYKKRRDSRILGVIAVHGVVPEDMVSYWKMLQEASQ, encoded by the coding sequence ATGAAACACATGTTTCTTAAAACGTTGTTTCTTGGACTCATTTTTACTATGCTTACGTTGATGTTGTTAATTATAAACCGAAGTCTGGCCTCAAACACCACCTATTCCAGCAACAAGGCTTTAAACCAGGGAATCAACTGGCTGTATTTTTACGAAAGCGAACCAGTCAGAAGGCCCTGTTTACCCTTTCTGCTGCCTAAGATTTCTATGTGTAAACACAAAGTTCCCTTTCTGGTCATTTTCGTtgcgtccacaccaggcagagTAGAGCACAGAATGGCCATCAGAGCTTCCTGGGGCAGTAAGAGATATTTGCAGGGGAAATATATTCTAACGTTATTTTTACTGGGTAGAGAAAAGGAGACAGCGGTTAAGCCACGGTTATCACTGGAAGAGGAGCATtttcttttcagggatttgaTCATGCAAGACTTTCTAGACACATACGAAAACCTTACATTGAAAACAAGGATGGCCTTCCACTGGATGTATGAATTCTGTCCCCGCGCTCAGTATATTATGAAAACAGACACAGATGTTTTTATTAACGTCATCAACCTGGTTCAGTTTCTTCTGAAGACCAGGTATAGTTCAGGGGGATTGTATACAGGCTTTCCTTTTGTTCACAGCTACCCCTACAGAAGCAGAAGCAGTAAAAACTTTATTTCCCACGAGGAATACCCCTTCGACCAGTACCCTCCGTACTGCAGCGGATTTGGATACGTGATTTCAGGTAAACTGGCTCTAAGAATTTACGAGATGATGTGGCACGTGAAACCTTTCAGAATTGAAGATGTTTACGTGGGTGTTTGCGTACAGTTAGTGGGAGGTGTGCTCTACATTCCACAAGATGATCTTTTCTTACTTTATAAAAAGAGACGTGACAGCAGGATTCTAGGTGTCATAGCAGTGCATGGCGTGGTGCCTGAAGACATGGTCTCCTACTGGAAAATGCTTCAAGAAGCCTctcagtga
- the kpna4 gene encoding importin subunit alpha-3 yields MADNEKLDNQRLKNFKNKGRDLETMRRQRNEVVVELRKNKRDEHLLKRRNVPHEDICDDSDVDGDYRVQNTSLEAIVQNASSDNQGIQLNAVQAARKLLSSDRNPPIDDLIKSGILPILVHCLERDDNPSLQFEAAWALTNIASGTSEQTQAVVQSNAVPLFLRLLHSPHQNVCEQAVWALGNIIGDGPQCRDYVISLGVVKPLLSFISPSIPITFLRNVTWVMVNLCRHKDPPPPMETIQEILPALCVLIHHTDVNILVDTVWALSYLTDAGNEQIQMVIDSGIVPHLVPLLSHQEVKVQTAALRAVGNIVTGTDEQTQVVLNCDALSHFQALLTHPKEKINKEAVWFLSNITAGNQQQVQAVIDANLVPMIIHLLDKGDFGTQKEAAWAISNLTISGRKDQVAYLIQQQVIPPFCSLLIVKDAQVVQVVLDGLSNILKMADDEADTIANLIEECGGLEKIEQLQNHENEDIYKLAYEIIDQFFSSDDIDEDSSLVPEAIQGGTYGFNSSANVPTEGFQF; encoded by the exons atgGCCGACAACGAGAAACTGGATAATCAGCGGCTGAAGAATTTCAAAAACAAGGGCCGGGATTTGGAg ACAATGAGAAGACAGAGGAATGAGGTGGTTGTGGAACTTCGCAAG AATAAGAGAGATGAACACTTACTGAAAAGGAGAAATGTCCCTCATGAAGATATTTGTGATGACTCTGATGTAGATGGCGATTACAGAGTG CAAAATACGTCTTTAGAAGCAATAGTACAA AATGCTTCCAGTGACAACCAAGGCATACAGTTAAACGCTGTGCAGGCGGCAAG GAAGCTGTTGTCAAGTGATCGGAACCCACCAATTGATGACTTAATAAAATCTGGCATTTTACCTATACTAGTTCATTGTCTGGAAAGAGATGACAA cCCTTCCTTACAATTTGAAGCTGCCTGGGCTTTGACAAACATTGCCTCTGGAACGTCAGAACAGACACAAGCAGTTGTTCAGTCAA ATGCTGTTCCTCTTTTCTTAAGATTATTGCACTCTCCACATCAAAATGTTTGTGAACAGGCGGTCTGGGCCCTGGGCAATATCATTG GGGACGGACCTCAGTGCAGAGATTACGTCATCAGCCTAGGTGTAGTGAAACCCCTGCTGTCCTTCATCAGCCCATCTATCCCTATTACCTTTCTTCGCAATGTCACCTGGGTGATGGTTAATCTCTGTCGTCACAAGGATCCACCTCCACCAATGGAAACCATTCAGGAG ATTCTTCCTGCTTTGTGTGTCCTGATACATCACACGGATGTGAAT aTTTTGGTTGACACAGTCTGGGCTCTGTCCTACCTAACAGATGCTGGAAATGAGCAGATTCAGATGGTTATTGATTCAGGAATAGTTCCTCATTTGGTGCCTCTCCTTAGCCATCAGGAAGTCAAAGTACAG aCTGCAGCACTGAGAGCCGTTGGCAATATCGTGACTGGTACAGACGAGCAGACGCAAGTGGTTCTCAACTGTGATGCTCTGTCCCACTTCCAAGCTCTCCTTACTCACCCAAAAGAAAAGATCAATAAG GAGGCAGTGTGGTTCTTATCAAACATAACTGCAGGGAATCAGCAGCAAGTTCAAGCTGTTATCGATGCCAATCTTGTGCCAATGATCATACATCTGTTGGACAAG gGGGATTTTGGTACTCAGAAGGAGGCTGCCTGGGCAATTAGTAATCTCACCATAAGTGGAAGAAAAGATCAG GTGGCATACCTTATCCAGCAGCAAGTCATTCCACCTTTCTGCAGCCTACTCATCGTTAAAGATGCACAAGTTGTTCAAGTAGTGTTGGATGGACTGAGTAATATCTTGAAAATGGCAGACGATGAGGCAGACACTATTGCTAATTTGATTGAAGAATGTGGAG gtTTGGAAAAGATTGAACAGTTACAGAATCATGAAAATGAGGATATCTATAAATTGGCCTATGAAATTATTGATCAGTTCTTCTCATCGGATGAT atTGATGAAGATTCTAGCCTGGTTCCAGAAGCAATCCAGGGTGGAACTTATGGTTTCAATTCATCAGCTAACGTGCCAACAGAAGGGTTCCAGTTCTAA
- the trim59 gene encoding tripartite motif-containing protein 59 → MESLEEDLTCSVCYSLFSDPRVLPCSHTFCKGCLENVLQVSVNFSIWRPLRTPLKCPHCRNMVELPPTGVEALPTNVSLRAIIEKFQRDDQSKPPSCQEHPKQPLNVYCLQDRQLICGVCLTIGRHRGHAIDDLQAAFMKEQEAPGTLVEQLTDKRWAEVSLLAEKLEQQKAGCENLIRQDKESVVLYFEKIKRTLAQKEREFLAALDDAGAKLSSEYDPLLETLKDMKEEQLELMSYSAAVEEEDSPLLFLEKVHIFRERVAALSKAPLPVVKPLYIYPRAGEYLKHKWSGITLGNLEREEIPQINHCQGQVISRNFNRLQALYVSRSVLVLLLLLVLLGSALIGVQLSRYSDMYQINEMIQNYACEITAPFYSGKDVAVYFQSVLVDFITVSRSFFQL, encoded by the coding sequence ATGGAAAGTCTGGAGGAGGATCTCACGTGTTCAGTGTGCTACTCGTTGTTCAGTGACCCTCGTGTTCTGCCGTGCTCCCATACCTTTTGTAAAGGCTGTTTGGAAAATGTTCTCCAGGTTTCTGTCAATTTCTCTATCTGGAGGCCGTTGAGAACCCCCCTTAAGTGCCCCCACTGCAGAAATATGGTGGAACTGCCCCCAACAGGGGTTGAAGCCTTGCCAACCAATGTGTCTCTCAGAGCTATCATAGAGAAGTTTCAAAGGGACGACCAGTCCAAACCTCCCTCCTGCcaggagcacccaaagcaaccACTGAACGTGTACTGTCTCCAAGATCGTCAGCTGATTTGCGGAGTTTGTCTTACCATTGGGCGGCATCGGGGTCATGCCATTGACGACCTGCAGGCAGCCTTCATGAAAGAGCAGGAGGCTCCAGGGACGCTCGTGGAGCAGCTGACTGATAAGCGGTGGGCCGAGGTTTCCTTGTTAGCAGAAAAGCTGGAGCAGCAGAAAGCTGGATGTGAAAACCTCATCAGACAAGACAAAGAATCCGTGGTGCTGTACTTTGAGAAGATTAAACGGACCCTGGCGCAGAAGGAACGGGAGTTCCTGGCTGCTCTTGATGATGCAGGCGCTAAGCTCTCAAGTGAGTATGACCCACTGCTTGAGACGCTTAAGGACATGAAGGAGGAGCAGCTGGAGCTCATGTCGTACAGTGCAGCAGTGGAGGAGGAAGACTCTCCCCTTCTTTTTCTGGAGAAGGTTCATATCTTCCGAGAAAGAGTTGCAGCTCTGAGTAAAGCACCCCTTCCAGTTGTTAAACCCTTGTACATCTATCCAAGGGCTGGGGAATATCTGAAACACAAGTGGTCTGGGATTACTCTTGGGAACCTTGAAAGAGAGGAAATACCACAAATTAACCACTGTCAGGGCCAAGTTATTTCCAGAAATTTCAACAGACTACAAGCTTTGTATGTCAGTAGGTCTGTGTTGGTGTTGCTTTTGCTCTTGGTTTTATTGGGCAGCGCACTGATTGGCGTTCAGCTCAGCCGGTACTCTGATATGTATCAAATTAATGAAATGATTCAAAATTATGCGTGTGAAATAACTGCCCCTTTCTATTCAGGGAAGGATGTGGCTGTTTATTTCCAGTCAGTTTTGGTAGATTTTATCACAGTGTCAAGATCATTTTTTCAGCTGTAG